The Myxocyprinus asiaticus isolate MX2 ecotype Aquarium Trade chromosome 31, UBuf_Myxa_2, whole genome shotgun sequence genome has a segment encoding these proteins:
- the LOC127422642 gene encoding A disintegrin and metalloproteinase with thrombospondin motifs 8-like, translated as MWSHWVISTLIVCLLTETLSHSFETEEMIPVRLTGRTGGRVAKRSEEQPSFRLTAFGKNFTLNLIPDNTFISPTLKVYRIKAKHFLPRERHESISNLTESLNQTEEDGTELLKGCFYTGDVDSNEDSIVSVSLCQGILGSFITDGREYIVEPKGFGFGKHGKFTEHLHTIKRRNVTKSQQVSEPLSDLREDENDQDLMRQMSSRRKRFVSTPRFIETLVVADASLTHFYGDEIKHYMLTLISVAAQIYKHPSIKNSINIVLVKILIVEDKEVGPSVSTNGGVALRNFCAWQQLFNPPNHRHPEHYDTAILFTREDICGHQSCDTLGVADVGTMCDTKRSCSVIEDNGLQAAFTTTHELGHVLSMPHDDTKNCVQLFGHLGEHHIMAPVFNQFNKNSPWSPCSALYVTQFFDNGHGDCLLDTPEKIVALPTELPGITYTLDRQCQQIFGEEYSHCPNTSASEVCRQLWCQEEGQSVCTTRNGSLPWADGTSCAPNMTCLNSVCMSSEEVMKPKLAVDGGWEEWGPWQPCSRSCGGGVMFSYRECTQPSPQNGGKYCLGQRVKYQSCNKQACENNLGKSFREEQCEKYNNPNHFDVHGNVKQWIPKYAGVSLRDRCKLFCRARGSSEFRVFEAKVIDGTPCGPDTTSFCVQGQCIKAGCDLEIDSSKKLDKCGVCGGNGLSCRMISGSFNKVVHGYRDIVTIPSGATNINIKQQSHGSIPNDGNYLAVRRENGNYILNGNFSVSTVEQYIPVHGAVLKYSGSSTTLERIQSFRQLQEPITIQLLSTAGETIPPKVKYTFYISKTMYFSKSKDKKISAKLIHPFGVPEWVSGEWSECSKTCGSGWSRRNVECKDNAGFYSNHCNKDLRPSDIRACADLPCPIWQSGPWSSCSQTCGHGERHRRIFCIDYSGKAVEPENCDPAKKPESLSEKCFYQEC; from the exons atgtggtCACATTGGGTCATTTCTACCTTAATTGTTTGCCTCTTAACGGAAACACTTTCTCACTCGTTTGAGACTGAGGAAATGATACCTGTGCGGTTGACGGGACGGACCGGTGGACGAGTGGCAAAAAGGAGCGAAGAACAGCCGAGCTTCAGACTCACGGCTTTCGGCAAGAATTTCACACTTAATTTGATACCGGACAACACGTTTATATCTCCAACACTCAAGGTTTATCGTATCAAAGCCAAACACTTTTTGCCGCGAGAGAGACATGAGTCCATCAGCAACTTAACAGAGTCCTTGAATCAGACTGAAGAGGATGGGACTGAATTACTGAAAGGCTGTTTTTACACCGGGGATGTTGACTCTAACGAAGACTCCATTGTCTCTGTCAGTTTATGTCAAGGGATTTTAGGATCATTTATCACTGATGGTAGAGAATATATTGTCGAACCAAAAGGTTTCGGCTTTGGGAAACATGGAAAATTCACAGAACATTTGCATACCATTAAAAGAAGAAATGTTACCAAGTCCCAGCAGGTCTCAGAACCGCTGTCTGATCTCAGAGAAGATGAGAATGATCAAGATTTGATGAGGCAGATGTCCTCCAGGCGTAAACGGTTTGTCTCTACACCCAGGTTTATTGAGACTTTAGTGGTCGCTGACGCTTCCCTGACCCATTTCTATGGAGATGAGATCAAG CACTACATGCTTACCTTGATATCAGTGGCTGCTCAGATTTACAAGCATCCCAGCATTAAGAACTCCATAAACATAGTGCTTGTGAAGATACTGATTGTGGAAGATAAGGAGGTTGGGCCATCCGTCTCCACTAATGGAGGCGTTGCACTGCGCAACTTCTGTGCCTGGCAACAGCTCTTCAACCCGCCCAACCACAGGCATCCTGAGCACTACGATACCGCCATCCTTTTTACTAGAGAG GACATCTGTGGACATCAGAGCTGTGACACATTGGGTGTAGCTGATGTTGGGACCATGTGTGATACTAAAAGGAGCTGTTCTGTTATTGAAGACAACGGTCTTCAGGCTGCTTTCACAACTACCCACGAGCTAG GTCATGTTCTAAGTATGCCCCATGATGACACTAAGAACTGTGTGCAGCTTTTTGGACATCTGGGAGAGCACCATATCATGGCCCCTGTATTCAATCAGTTCAATAAGAATTCTCCTTGGTCTCCCTGCAGTGCTTTATACGTCACACAGTTTTTTGACAATGGACATG GAGACTGCTTACTGGACACCCCTGAGAAGATAGTGGCCTTGCCCACTGAGCTGCCAGGCATAACTTACACCCTGGACCGCCAGTGCCAGCAGATATTTGGAGAGGAGTATTCACATTGTCCCAACACTTCAGCCAGTGAGGTGTGCAGACAGCTTTGGTGCCAGGAGGAAGGCCAGTCTGTTTGTACAACTAGGAATGGGAGTCTACCCTGGGCAGACGGCACAAGCTGTGCCCCTAACATGACCTGTCTGAATAGTGTATGCATGTCCTCTGAAGAAGTCATGAAACCTAAG TTGGCTGTGGATGGAGGCTGGGAAGAGTGGGGACCATGGCAACCATGTTCCAGATCATGTGGAGGGGGAGTGATGTTCTCCTACAGAGAGTGCACCCAGCCATCACCTCAGAATGGCGGAAAGTACTGTTTGGGCCAGAGAGTGAAGTACCAGTCCTGCAACAAACAAGCCTGTGAGAACAACCTAG GAAAAAGTTTTAGAGAGGAACAATGTGAGAAGTACAACAATCCCAATCACTTCGATGTTCATGGAAATGTGAAGCAGTGGATACCAAAATATGCTGGAGTATCGCTGCGGGACAGATGTAAACTCTTTTGCAGAGCAAGAGGCAGCAGTGAATTTAGAGTGTTTGAAGCTAAA GTAATTGATGGAACCCCATGTGGACCAGATACCACATCATTCTGTGTGCAAGGTCAGTGTATCAAAGCTGGCTGTGACTTGGAGATCGATTCTAGTAAGAAGCTGGACAAATGTGGCGTTTGTGGAGGGAATGGCCTGAGCTGCAGGATGATATCTGGCTCATTCAACAAAGTTGT CCATGGATATAGGGACATTGTGACGATTCCAAGTGGGGCCACCAACATTAACATCAAACAGCAGAGTCATGGAAGTATACCAAATGATGGAAATTACTTGGCTGTCCGAAGAGAAAATGGCAATTATATCTTAAATGGAAACTTCTCAGTATCCACCGTGGAGCAGTATATTCCAGTGCATGGGGCTGTGCTTAAGTACAGCGGCTCATCCACCACACTGGAGCGAATTCAGAGTTTCCGCCAgctccaggaaccaatcaccataCAGCTGCTTTCCACTGCTGGAGAAACAATCCCACCAAAGGTCAAATACACATTCTACATCTCCAAAACAATGTATTTcagcaaatccaaagacaaaaagATTTCTGCCAAATTGATTCATCCATTTGGGGTGCCAGAGTGGGTCTCGGGAGAGTGGTCTGAATGCTCCAAAACCTGTGGATCAGGATGGTCCAGGAGAAACGTGGAATGCAAAGATAATGCTGGCTTTTATTCAAACCACTGCAATAAAGATCTCAGACCTTCTGATATAAGGGCCTGTGCAGACCTGCCATGTCCCATATGGCAGTCAGGACCTTGGTCTTCATGCTCACAAACTTGTGGCCATGGGGAACGCCACCGCAGGATTTTCTGCATTGATTACTCTGGGAAGGCTGTGGAACCAGAGAATTGCGACCCTGCAAAAAAGCCAGAATCACTATCTGAAAAGTGTTTCTACCAAGAGTGCTAA